TTCATCCTAACATTCAACCTTCAGTAATACAGTACACCAAGAGactcatttatttacatttctttgacaCACCTTGTGTTTGATTAAGAGACAATGTCAGCGGTGATGTGTATGCAGTAATACTTCACTGCATACACATCACCGCTGACAACGTCTCTTTAATATTTATTGATTAAgcatattttgcattgttttaggCCCAGGCTCCCACAGTGCTGGGGAAGGATTCCGTGATGAGtttcatatgtattttttatgatgAATGTGTTTCCAGACTGGCTAATGTACGTCAGTGACgaaaaatggaaatgacaaGGTGAATCACTACGCAATCTCAATGCTGAAAGTGTACATCAATTATTCAAAAGATTAAGTGATATGAAGCACTACCAAAGACAGAATGATGTAGGACCCGTCGGAGGAAAAATGACCTTGAGTAGAtaaatgttgtctttttcttttatttttttgaagttAGGTTACATGTTTTGTTGTGATTACATTTCATTGCTTAGAAACTGTACAGCTTCATCGTGGAATGTAATTTTAGCATCAAACAAGCATTACTTTATCGCATTGCCGATATCACTATAAAGTGCAttttggtgtcctcatcagaattactcagtcatcatgaaaatgtagcagaataatgaaattCTGCGGTCCTATTACGTGGTCAGACATTTAAACATATACCAATACAATAAgtctcttaaaatgtttttccttgaCTTTATACAATTGGTTTAATTTGATGTACGCAATTTTGGCATGGGCCACACGTTGGTCTGCtcactacagtgtgtgtgtgtgtaataagcgggtaaataataataaattccaaaatgttttccatAGTTGTCATGTCTACAACAAGTTATTTGatacatgtctttttttttttttcttcatcatatGTGTAAAGTTGAatgttgtcaagcttaacatTTCCACTCTGTAACAGTGCAATATATTTCAggaatttgaaatatatttgttaaacagtacacagCTTGCTCACTGAATCATGTGGCTGAGTTGAAGGTCCACCTTGTGCTCATTAAttaaatgctaatattagcaacaacaacaaaaatgtccacACTGTCATTGTTCACCCTGTAAGCAAGCTCATGTATTTTGCTGTTTGTATGTAcattgtctgcttgcagttaatttattttttgaagtggGAGCTAACAGAATAATATCTACTTATTTGAATGAATATACAATTCCAAAACTTTTTAAAGGCACCTTATAGTGATATTGACTCTATTACGATGCATTTTTGTGGTGAATACATTTGTACAGAACAATGTTTTGTATTGTCTTGTGAGCCATGTATCAACTGTCTCTCTTGCCTCATAGGGGTATAGTGGAGGTCACAGCCAGCAGATGCTCTGATTGTCCACTGTACCTTTAAGGGAactacacacttttttttttcatacagcaGATTCAGCGCTACAAGAACTGCCATCAATTTACAAGACCCTTTATTCCCAGTACAGCAGATGAGGAGGGACAATTGCTATGgcgctttttttaaatgtttattttttatttttgcatttgtgaGATCCGCTGCATGAAAATATAGACTTGTGGTTTTATTTATTCTAGTCTGTCTTTTTCTGTAGTTGTTGACTGGGTACTGTTTAGCAATGTGTATTTCTGCAGCCTGGGTGCTTTTGGGATTACTTTTTTGTGCCCAGTCCCAGTGCTCGGAGTGTCCCAGTGGCTGCGAGTGTTTTGCTGTCACACGCACAGTGAAATGCGTCTCTAAGGATCTCCTGATGGTGCCGCAAATTATTCCAGGATACGCAAAGACTGTCATCATCACGGGGAATACTATTCACAAGATTGGACCTGATTCTTTTACAGAGCTGGAGAATGTTTCCAATGTGATTTTAAGCAATAATGGGTGAGAATGcaccatattcattcatattcagcTTTCAAGCTGTGTAAAtgtaggaaaaaaacattttgtttgtgtttatgatGATAATGCATGACAATGGTTAACCAGGGAAGTTGTCCCCACAGGATGACAGAGATGGCATCCCACAGCTTCTCCGCACTCATCAACCTGTGCTTCCTGGACCTCAGTGGCAACCAGCTGTCAATCATCCATCCAGAAGCTCTAAGCATCGCCGGCAGTCCTCTGCAGGAGCTCAACCTGAGCCGCTCGCTCTACAACTTCACCGCCCTGACAGACCTCACCACGGCTCTGCGCTGGGGGGACCTCCGGGGGCTCCTCCGTCTGGACCTCTCCGGGAATCACCTCGCTCGGCTTCCCCCGGGGATGTTCTCCCACCTGCTCAGTCTGCAGCAGCTCTTCCTTAGGAACAACTCTATGGTGGCAGTCTACAGCGGAACCTTCTCCGGCATGAACAACTTGGAGGTGCTCGACTTGACGCACAATGCCTTCAGGACATTCGGGGCTGATGATCTCATAGAGCTGGAGAAGCTCGGGAACATCCGAATCCTTCTGGGTAACAATCCGTACTCCTGCTCCTGTGACATCCAGAGTTTTGTGGCTTGGTTGAATGATTCGCGAGTTCAGGTAGATGTGGATTCTGTGAGGTGCGCCTCGCCAAAGCGGGTAATCAACACCCGGCTCCGAGGGCTTAGGTTGAGGGCCATCGGATGCATTGGTCCCAACCCACCAGAGATTACTGACCTTAGCTTACAGACGTCCTATGTCTTCCTCGGGCTCGTGCTGGGCTTTGTGGGCATGGTCTTCCTCTTCGTGCTCTACCTGAATCGCAAAGGCATGAAGAGGTGGATTATGGAAATGAGAGACGCGTGCCATGACGTCATGGAGGGGTATCACTATCGATACGAGATTGACTCAGACCCTCGCTTGGGGCACATCTCGGCTCCAAACGGCATCGGCAGGGCACGTCAGCATTTGGGAGTATCTCTGTCGCAGCAACCACCAAATGACACTTGTCTCGTTACTGCAGAATCACAGGTCAAACCTCTCAAATGTTCTTCTGAAGCTAGAAATGTCTTGTAGATTTGACTAGTTTACTCCCACTAGGTTTACAGTTTGTCTCTGTCTCTGAGCTTCTGCATGTCCTGCAGCTGAACGTAAGAAATAAACCCAACCCTTAAAGTGCCTTCGTGCGTGGATGGTACTGactggaacattttttttttttttttttttttttttaggtgtagTTACCTGACATTTTTATAGAAAAATAGTGCATAGGATTGtcaaacatgcaaaaataagtttgcttacatgtatatttgtgtttttattcatttgttgtgACTTAAAACACTACTTCACTGTGTTGCCTGGCCTATCTGATTATataattatctttgtaaaggccaCATTTCTGATACAGTTCTTGTATGGTAGCACATTATCTAGGTCTACCTAATGACTGTATATTTCCTTGCTGTCCAAAATGATCATGTATGGAATTTGCTTAGTCGAATGAGAAAGCACTCAATTTAATCAGACATCCTGATTGTAAAGCATATTTAGAAGTTCAATTAGTTTGAAATCTGTAATTAATATGACAAAAGTTGTTTCTGAGCAACTGGCATGAAATGTGAAGTCCTCATTAAACGAACACGCTTGCTGTATTTTGCGTGTGCGTCCACGAGATTTCATGTGACTCACGTTGTACTGCAGGTGGGGGAAACgcaattgtttttcattggaaGGTGAGGGTGATTAAGTGCTTCCATTGTGGGGGGAAAATAGGGCAGAATGAAATATCTTGTTTGGAAATAACTTGCTCGCTCGGCTGTGTGCCCCTCCATGCCAGCTGTGGGTGTATGTGTATTCTATACAGCACGAATGAGAGTCCCCTCGCTTATATACtgatgaaaattattattattattttttttttatgagttcctttattgttgttattggttTGTTATTGGTGCTTTGCATCCGAGCCTAGTTGATGTCGTCTtccgcccttttttttttttttttttttttttttttgcgcattaATACCCGCCTCTCGTGACGTCATAATTCACCTGAAGGCGGTTGAGGTAAAAGGCAGCCAGGGATTAGCCGTAGCCGCAGCTAGTGGCCAAACACCGGACGACAACAAGTGCACCCGACCGGACACAACGCCAATGAGTCCACTTCGAATTTCACGTAGAGGCGCCGCTTTTCATTTTGGTCGAGTTCGTTGTTTGGCGAGAGCAAAGTCACCTTTATCTTTTTGTATGCGGTAAATTGTAACGCTTTGTTTCGGTGTGACGCGAGAGTAGATGAACTTTTCTTTCTGCGACTTCCGTCCTTGGCTCCCCCAGCAAGTCATTTGGGCTCAACCGGTTACTCCTATGCGGTAAGTACACGTTTTGTTTGTTGCCATTTAAGAGCGAGGCGGTTGGTTGCGTTTTGGGTGTGTAACTTGTTTTCCCAATGTTCGGGCTCTCAGGGAGGGACGAAAATGAGTCCGCAAGCATTACATTCAGTCGTAGTCAAGTTCCCGTGTTACAGTTCTCATTAATGCAGTGAAGGCCCGTGTATTTGGAGAACACCACATCAGTCAATGCTACCCAAAAACgcagtataataataattattattattagaataattTATAGTTCAGAATCgagtaaaatgacaaaaaaaaaccattgaaataaaatacatcattctcatcagagatgctgattattaactATATTGCGTGTGGAGATCACTACATTCGTTGAAGTTTTCCTATGGCCAACCAGAGGGCAGAAAAAGCAGAGATGACCCACCGTTGCATCCCAGTTGTATTTCTGGAATGAATACCGGTTATGCAGATGGTTTTAAGTTTTGAGAGCAGGGGGTTTACTTGTGTATTGTCTTCCCCCTCTCCCCAAGCAGGTCAGGGGGGTTGTGAGCCATGCCTGGCTACAGCACTGGGGCCCCGCAGGCATCCCGCCACCACAAACATCACAGCCCCAGAGCAGACAAGTACACTCAGGCCCCAACTATATTCAGGGAGAACAAAACCAGCCACGACTCCTATAAGGATGCCTACAAACAGCATCATCACAACGACCGCTCCCGCTACTCTGAGACCAAACATGGTCGCAAAGCACCCCCGCGCAGCGGCGCCGGACGGGGCTCAGAGACTATTGGCTTCATTCCTGGCTCGGCAGACAACACGCCCACCAACAGACATGCCTGTGGCTCCTGTGCCTCCGTGGGGTGGAGCGGCTGTAAGGCCCTTATCTGCTGTGTATTGACCTGTGGATTTTACGGCAGCCGAGAGCCTTGCCTGCCCGTTAACGAGAGCTCCACAGACAATCCCCCTAAAGCAAGTATTGAATCCCACCCTCCTAATGGCATGGCTGTGACCAAATCACCCGGTGGCGGCATCTCTTTTGAGCCCAACAAGTCCACTAAATCTGTTAAATTGTTGCCCACAAGCGACAGCTTCCGCTACCCGGACGTGCGCATCGCTGGTCAGTCGGTAAGGTATCCGGTAATGGCCTCCAAGAGGACCCGAACCTCGGGCCGGGGGGAAAGCCAGCGGCCAATCAGCAACACCAGCCTGTTATCCCGTGAGGACTACGACTTGGATGACCGGAGCGACACAGGCACAGATATTGACTCGCTCATCACCAAGAAGCTGCTGGAGCTATACGCCCTGCATCAGATCGACCAGCTGGCCAAGTGCACTTCTGACTCGTCGTTCTCCCGCAAAACCAATGAGATCAGCGAGCTCATATACAGCATCGCTCAGGACTACAACCTGGAGGAGCAGGAGGCAGAGTGCAAGCTGGTGCACGGCGTCATTCGCATCAGCACCCGCAAGGGCAAGAGGAACAAGAGGCATCATTCTGCGGGACAGCGTCCTAATGGGCGCAGCGACGGCACTCTGCCGGACAGCGGCAACGAGACCATGACCAACACCTTCATGAGCAGTGACTGTAAGAATCTCATATTTTCTTCATGGCATCGTAAAATACCCATCATGACATAATGCTAGTTTTTGAACTATAACTATTTGACTACAGTTTATTGTGGAGGATTCCAGACcaacccgcaataggtgaaaatctgccataaagagaaaccaaaaaaaacaacaactttgtttTATAATTTTACCCTTCCTGGTTCTTACacacttcaaacacatttacacttattacaacatacattttaaatgactcCTTAGCGTCTGTTCTCATTCTCGAGCACGCGcaattctccaaataagaggccaaGTGTGCTTGCGCCAATcagtttgtcactcccagctccagtttactgtaaaacaaaagtgaattaaatattgtatatttagaAATCAAAATCTTCAACCAAATCATATAATTGCGTTTAACAAAATTCTGCTAGCGTAATGCtaatatataatgtgaaacatCTTGGATAGGCtcacagaaattagcatagatgttatggtgattataacccttcaaacgacaaacacggagcagcaacaatACACACAGGCATATTCTCTCTGATCTGAGGGAACAACAACTTTCACTGTAGGttaccttctctgcctcttcttcttcttgctcttaattaggCCACATCttttccagtagacctcagtgctgcctggcatctTGCGACACAACACGGTCCTACACTGAAGgcgcgcaactctaaattcgcGCCGAAGCAGACCGCTGCTTGGATCTAGGCGTGAGCTGATGCCATGTAGTGCACTCCATCTTGCCTCAATTACTTCAATCAGTTCCACACAGCTGACAAATTCTTTATAATTGATTAATCCAGTGGTTctaaaactttttacaccaagtaccaccttttaaaaaaaatacttagctcccctagtaccaccatcatgaccaacattataaTACAATAACTAATAGGCCAACGTGTGTATCAAAAACGTGACACGTTTTTGATCATCATATTATtgcggtttgaacattaacgctgcacttaaatataagaaaataagaGCTATACTTAGTAAATGATTCGATTAAAATTTAccgcacataaaagttaaaactTGTACCCaagtaaatgttaaaaaaacaaatagttcatagataaaatgcatatttattgaacttaaaagttaaatacaactgaactgtacttaggcagtgttTCTTTCGTGTTTGAGAATCGCAGAATCAATCAATTATTAAGCCCATCACTAGTTAAAAACACAGCCGAAGCTCTTTTCTATGCTTCATCACTTCATAACCCATTAACCAGCTCTTTATGAATACGCGAGCTTCAAAATCACACACAAAGAAATACATTAacatgtgtttttataaagttgCATTTGTCCATTTGGTTTCTTTCTGTTCCCATCAATAGTTCCAGAAGTGAAAGTGTCGGAGCAGACGCCGTCAGATGAGCTGGCGAGGAAGATGAGACAATACAGCGGGAGAAGTGAGTTCTGCAAAGCAGTCCTTTAAGACAAGGGTCCACAACCAAAAAAAGTGGCTTGGGCAGTAGATATCTGGTACAAATAATTtgtaactttttaaatgttattttatatacattaaTGTAGCATTGTGTTTTTTCATGCACCAgtaagccaaaaaaaaaaaaaacaggcattaCACATGCTGATTTTTAATATCTTaactgattgatttatttatttatgtattcttAAATGTGAGGTACCCCACATCATAGCAGGAAAAAGAATTGGCAAGTTTGTACTTACCGCTATTCTACCGTGTCGTGAAAtccagatgaccaacacagcacaccacacacacaatacaatatCTCCACCGACACTCGTTAATCTCCTTCTCCAAACCAGATTTATGTCACAGTACCGAAACTGACTTGTCgggaaaaacaaagaagaaaaacgaGTAGTAGTAGATGGATAGTTGATAAGATATCGATGACGCGAGGCGAACTATTGACTTATCTGGGAACAGCGTTGCGGTTTCAAACTCTTCTCATTGTCATTTTAATTGTGGTAAATGACTTGTGAGACACGCTGATGCAAACACTCAACGTGTTGCTCTTCTATGAGCTTCAGGTAGCTTCCTGTGGCGCTAACGATCTGTTTCACATCCTTGGATCGGCCAGACTTGGTGTTGACCACAAACATGAGGATTTGTGACCGGAAAAATTGAACAAGCTGATCGTTTTCGATCGTCGGCCCCAACCATTTTCCGATTAGATCAGGAAGGAAAAATTCCCTCTTTGCACGGCCTCCTACACCACAAGATAATCTCTCAGgataaaaatgctaaaaaatggCACACCACTGTATAGCGGGGATTTTCTGTGATAGACAAGTAGACGCGTTCCACCCAAAAATCAGTGCCGGTTGAacgttgtaattttacaaaccaagtgcagaaattctttgatATTTGAAGACACCCTGAACACTTCCTTGGTAATCTCTGCAATTGTGGTAAACGTAACTGGTTTGTGGCGCGAGGAAAGGTTGGGGACAGCTGCTGTAAGAAAGTCCAAGCTAAATGAAGCGGTCTGCGATTAGTGGTTAAACCCACATCCTCGTACACATCTTGATATGAAGCTGCAGAACCGcccccacagccacctctctttCCTGCTTCCCAGTAACGTAGCACCCAGTCACAGTGAAAACGCCGCAGTCCTGTCTTTTTCTGGGCATTTTACAATCCCCTATTTTCTCGGTCACCTTACACCCACCGATCAAGCCGCGTCCACCCCTCCAGCCGAGCGGTCACATGACACCCCCGGCGGCAGATCAAGTCCCATTAAATATATGCCAGAGGATGCCCTGTGATTTGTTGTGTCATTTTAGAGGCCAACTAGGATTTCTGAGGAATTACAGTGCAGCagccctttttgttgttgttggtctgCAAGGAGGCGGCGAAAAGGATGAGGTGCCATGTTACACGTCTTTTCTTTCTGCAACTTTGGCACCGCAGCCTGGGATTGTCAGCCTCCCTCGTGTATCAGATGTAAGCTTTGTAAAAACCCAATGCATAAGATAATTGTAAC
The genomic region above belongs to Phyllopteryx taeniolatus isolate TA_2022b chromosome 6, UOR_Ptae_1.2, whole genome shotgun sequence and contains:
- the LOC133479794 gene encoding trophoblast glycoprotein-like translates to MCISAAWVLLGLLFCAQSQCSECPSGCECFAVTRTVKCVSKDLLMVPQIIPGYAKTVIITGNTIHKIGPDSFTELENVSNVILSNNGMTEMASHSFSALINLCFLDLSGNQLSIIHPEALSIAGSPLQELNLSRSLYNFTALTDLTTALRWGDLRGLLRLDLSGNHLARLPPGMFSHLLSLQQLFLRNNSMVAVYSGTFSGMNNLEVLDLTHNAFRTFGADDLIELEKLGNIRILLGNNPYSCSCDIQSFVAWLNDSRVQVDVDSVRCASPKRVINTRLRGLRLRAIGCIGPNPPEITDLSLQTSYVFLGLVLGFVGMVFLFVLYLNRKGMKRWIMEMRDACHDVMEGYHYRYEIDSDPRLGHISAPNGIGRARQHLGVSLSQQPPNDTCLVTAESQVKPLKCSSEARNVL
- the kdf1a gene encoding keratinocyte differentiation factor 1 isoform X2, coding for MPGYSTGAPQASRHHKHHSPRADKYTQAPTIFRENKTSHDSYKDAYKQHHHNDRSRYSETKHGRKAPPRSGAGRGSETIGFIPGSADNTPTNRHACGSCASVGWSGCKALICCVLTCGFYGSREPCLPVNESSTDNPPKASIESHPPNGMAVTKSPGGGISFEPNKSTKSVKLLPTSDSFRYPDVRIAGQSVRYPVMASKRTRTSGRGESQRPISNTSLLSREDYDLDDRSDTGTDIDSLITKKLLELYALHQIDQLAKCTSDSSFSRKTNEISELIYSIAQDYNLEEQEAECKLVHGVIRISTRKGKRNKRHHSAGQRPNGRSDGTLPDSGNETMTNTFMSSDFPEVKVSEQTPSDELARKMRQYSGRSALCNTCFLSAPTSTFLFYLYEVSVPPSRRRRIFFSMLSAGTSATSKSTCSCARPRMKRGAQQFLRSMNWSLGRSCLKAGAGGVTSGYQEG
- the kdf1a gene encoding keratinocyte differentiation factor 1 isoform X1; amino-acid sequence: MPGYSTGAPQASRHHKHHSPRADKYTQAPTIFRENKTSHDSYKDAYKQHHHNDRSRYSETKHGRKAPPRSGAGRGSETIGFIPGSADNTPTNRHACGSCASVGWSGCKALICCVLTCGFYGSREPCLPVNESSTDNPPKASIESHPPNGMAVTKSPGGGISFEPNKSTKSVKLLPTSDSFRYPDVRIAGQSVRYPVMASKRTRTSGRGESQRPISNTSLLSREDYDLDDRSDTGTDIDSLITKKLLELYALHQIDQLAKCTSDSSFSRKTNEISELIYSIAQDYNLEEQEAECKLVHGVIRISTRKGKRNKRHHSAGQRPNGRSDGTLPDSGNETMTNTFMSSDFPEVKVSEQTPSDELARKMRQYSGRSALCNTCFLSAPTSTFLFYLYEVSVPPSRRRRIFFSMLSAGTSATSKSTCSCARPRMKRGAQQFLRSMNWSLGRSCLKAGKFFMKWTVLTRTAEASLQISDGLFKHTVRRSSQLHR
- the kdf1a gene encoding keratinocyte differentiation factor 1 isoform X5 — protein: MPGYSTGAPQASRHHKHHSPRADKYTQAPTIFRENKTSHDSYKDAYKQHHHNDRSRYSETKHGRKAPPRSGAGRGSETIGFIPGSADNTPTNRHACGSCASVGWSGCKALICCVLTCGFYGSREPCLPVNESSTDNPPKASIESHPPNGMAVTKSPGGGISFEPNKSTKSVKLLPTSDSFRYPDVRIAGQSVRYPVMASKRTRTSGRGESQRPISNTSLLSREDYDLDDRSDTGTDIDSLITKKLLELYALHQIDQLAKCTSDSSFSRKTNEISELIYSIAQDYNLEEQEAECKLVHGVIRISTRKGKRNKRHHSAGQRPNGRSDGTLPDSGNETMTNTFMSSDFPEVKVSEQTPSDELARKMRQYSGRSEFCKAVL
- the kdf1a gene encoding keratinocyte differentiation factor 1 isoform X4 — its product is MPGYSTGAPQASRHHKHHSPRADKYTQAPTIFRENKTSHDSYKDAYKQHHHNDRSRYSETKHGRKAPPRSGAGRGSETIGFIPGSADNTPTNRHACGSCASVGWSGCKALICCVLTCGFYGSREPCLPVNESSTDNPPKASIESHPPNGMAVTKSPGGGISFEPNKSTKSVKLLPTSDSFRYPDVRIAGQSVRYPVMASKRTRTSGRGESQRPISNTSLLSREDYDLDDRSDTGTDIDSLITKKLLELYALHQIDQLAKCTSDSSFSRKTNEISELIYSIAQDYNLEEQEAECKLVHGVIRISTRKGKRNKRHHSAGQRPNGRSDGTLPDSGNETMTNTFMSSDFPEVKVSEQTPSDELARKMRQYSGRTLVSCFSSKGGCYMLQLPP
- the kdf1a gene encoding keratinocyte differentiation factor 1 isoform X3, which gives rise to MPGYSTGAPQASRHHKHHSPRADKYTQAPTIFRENKTSHDSYKDAYKQHHHNDRSRYSETKHGRKAPPRSGAGRGSETIGFIPGSADNTPTNRHACGSCASVGWSGCKALICCVLTCGFYGSREPCLPVNESSTDNPPKASIESHPPNGMAVTKSPGGGISFEPNKSTKSVKLLPTSDSFRYPDVRIAGQSVRYPVMASKRTRTSGRGESQRPISNTSLLSREDYDLDDRSDTGTDIDSLITKKLLELYALHQIDQLAKCTSDSSFSRKTNEISELIYSIAQDYNLEEQEAECKLVHGVIRISTRKGKRNKRHHSAGQRPNGRSDGTLPDSGNETMTNTFMSSDFPEVKVSEQTPSDELARKMRQYSGRTYSSSSATAFSPYLHDTEMDSSGAPLLAL